Proteins co-encoded in one Methylobacterium sp. WL1 genomic window:
- a CDS encoding branched-chain amino acid ABC transporter permease: MDLILQLLFTGIGIGSVYALVALGFVLIFRATNVVNFAQGEFSMVAAFLMVVFAVDLEWPYWLSVLLTIGGMALLGALFNLGVYYPLRHRTYLPVIISTIGASIFLANTTLALYGPQPQVLPPVFETQGFLLGPVFLDSQYLLIIAVTAALVAFQYWFFEHTLVGKKLQATSQDKEMAALLGIPVAGMIMLTFVYSAVLGGIAGILVAPVLFVSIQMGATIALKAFAATIIGGFGDVTGAIIGGLALGIIETFGAAYVSVPYKDAFAFIVLVAFLVVRPQGLFGERVAEKA, translated from the coding sequence ATGGACCTGATCCTCCAGCTCCTCTTCACCGGAATCGGCATCGGCTCGGTCTACGCCCTCGTGGCCCTGGGCTTCGTGCTGATCTTCCGCGCCACGAACGTCGTGAACTTCGCGCAGGGCGAGTTCTCGATGGTCGCGGCCTTCCTGATGGTGGTGTTCGCCGTCGATCTCGAGTGGCCGTACTGGCTCTCGGTGCTGCTCACCATCGGCGGGATGGCTCTGCTCGGCGCCCTGTTCAACCTCGGCGTCTACTATCCCCTGCGCCACCGCACCTACCTGCCGGTGATCATCTCGACCATCGGCGCCTCGATCTTCCTGGCCAACACCACGCTCGCCCTCTACGGACCGCAGCCGCAGGTCCTGCCGCCGGTGTTCGAGACGCAGGGCTTCCTGCTCGGCCCGGTCTTCCTCGACAGCCAGTACCTGCTGATCATCGCGGTGACCGCGGCGCTCGTGGCGTTCCAGTACTGGTTCTTCGAGCACACCCTGGTCGGCAAGAAGCTCCAGGCGACCTCCCAGGACAAGGAGATGGCGGCGCTCCTCGGCATCCCGGTCGCCGGCATGATCATGCTCACCTTCGTCTACAGCGCCGTGCTCGGCGGCATCGCCGGCATCCTCGTGGCACCGGTTCTGTTCGTGTCGATCCAGATGGGCGCGACCATCGCGCTGAAGGCCTTCGCCGCGACGATCATCGGCGGGTTCGGCGACGTGACCGGCGCGATCATCGGCGGGCTGGCGCTCGGCATCATCGAGACCTTCGGAGCGGCCTACGTCTCGGTGCCGTACAAGGACGCCTTCGCCTTCATCGTCCTCGTGGCCTTCCTGGTCGTGCGCCCGCAGGGGCTGTTCGGCGAGCGTGTGGCGGAGAAAGCATGA
- a CDS encoding branched-chain amino acid ABC transporter ATP-binding protein/permease, whose protein sequence is MSADPTTANPTLSGTAPRPSRPMPLGSLAYAGFAAAAVALAATTPLSGYVLNILMQAATYAIAVIGLTVVLGLCGQINLAQAAFFGIGAYAVGLGTVDHGLNFWLCLPIGLALAVVLGAVLGASTLRLGGHYLAMVTISFQQILTLVLTNWIPVTHGPDGVPNIRRPALFADGQSYLALCVLVLAVVGWLVWHLPRTRLGRAMRAVRDNELAAGVSGIDVYRTKVAAFAIGALLAGLGGGLFAGSFTYISPDQFSFAESIVFLTMALLGGVGSPVGAVIGTGLLILIPEWLRFLKEIPGLYLAIYGLAVILIVVFMPDGIWGFLGDQVRRLRPAKPAPAPAPELTLSQERDASATLLTVSGLSKHFGGLKAVDAIDFTVTRGGIHALIGPNGSGKTTTLNVLSGLYTPTGGSMRLQDRDITRFPPHRRAAVGIGRTFQNIRLFRSMSALENVVIGAERPNNPLGASDRPALEARARAALAFVGLEARAQEPISGFSYGHQRLIEIARALAGNPTLLLLDEPAAGLNSSEKNALTVLLRRMAAKGLTILIIDHDMTLVSDVASHVTVLNFGRRIADGVTASVLREPAVIEAYLGEDAATGPGAGLQTALKTDLSPA, encoded by the coding sequence ATGAGCGCCGATCCGACGACGGCCAACCCGACCCTCTCGGGGACCGCCCCCCGGCCCTCCCGGCCGATGCCGCTCGGCAGCCTCGCCTATGCGGGTTTCGCCGCAGCCGCCGTGGCGCTCGCCGCGACCACGCCGCTCAGCGGCTACGTCCTCAACATCCTGATGCAGGCCGCGACCTACGCGATCGCGGTGATCGGGCTCACCGTCGTGCTCGGGCTGTGCGGCCAGATCAACCTGGCCCAGGCCGCCTTCTTCGGGATCGGCGCCTACGCGGTCGGCCTCGGCACGGTCGATCACGGCCTGAATTTCTGGCTGTGCCTGCCGATCGGGCTCGCGCTGGCGGTCGTGCTCGGGGCGGTGCTCGGCGCCTCGACGCTGCGGCTCGGTGGCCACTACCTCGCCATGGTGACGATCTCGTTCCAGCAGATCCTCACCCTGGTCCTGACCAACTGGATCCCGGTCACCCACGGCCCGGACGGGGTGCCGAACATCCGCCGCCCGGCCCTGTTCGCGGATGGACAGAGCTACCTCGCGCTGTGCGTCCTGGTCCTGGCGGTGGTCGGCTGGCTGGTCTGGCACCTGCCGCGGACCCGGCTCGGGCGCGCCATGCGGGCGGTGCGCGACAACGAACTGGCCGCGGGCGTCAGCGGGATCGACGTCTACCGCACCAAGGTCGCGGCCTTCGCCATCGGGGCGTTGCTGGCGGGCCTGGGCGGCGGCCTGTTTGCCGGCAGCTTCACGTATATCAGCCCGGACCAGTTCTCCTTCGCCGAGTCCATCGTCTTCCTGACCATGGCGCTGCTGGGCGGCGTCGGTTCGCCGGTGGGCGCGGTGATCGGCACGGGCCTGCTGATTCTGATCCCGGAATGGCTGCGCTTCCTCAAGGAGATCCCGGGCCTGTACCTGGCGATCTACGGGCTCGCGGTGATCCTGATCGTCGTGTTCATGCCCGACGGCATCTGGGGATTTCTGGGCGATCAGGTCCGGCGGCTGCGGCCTGCCAAGCCTGCGCCTGCGCCCGCCCCGGAGCTGACCCTGAGCCAGGAGCGCGACGCCTCGGCGACGCTGCTGACCGTGTCAGGCCTGTCCAAGCATTTCGGTGGCCTCAAGGCCGTGGACGCGATCGATTTCACCGTCACCCGCGGCGGCATCCACGCGCTGATCGGCCCGAACGGCTCGGGCAAGACCACGACGCTCAACGTCCTGTCCGGTCTCTACACGCCGACCGGCGGCAGCATGCGCCTCCAGGACCGGGACATCACCCGGTTTCCCCCGCACCGGCGCGCCGCGGTCGGGATCGGGCGCACGTTCCAGAACATCCGCCTGTTCCGTTCGATGAGCGCCCTGGAGAATGTGGTGATCGGCGCCGAGCGCCCGAACAACCCCCTTGGCGCAAGCGACCGGCCGGCGCTGGAGGCCCGGGCGCGCGCGGCCCTGGCCTTCGTCGGGCTGGAGGCGCGGGCGCAGGAGCCGATCTCGGGCTTCTCCTACGGGCACCAGCGCCTGATCGAGATCGCCCGGGCGCTCGCCGGCAACCCGACGCTGCTGCTCCTCGACGAGCCGGCCGCCGGGCTCAATTCCAGCGAGAAGAACGCCCTGACGGTGCTGCTGCGCCGGATGGCGGCCAAGGGCCTGACCATCCTGATCATCGACCACGACATGACCCTGGTCAGCGACGTGGCGAGCCACGTCACCGTCCTGAACTTCGGTCGGCGCATCGCGGACGGGGTCACCGCCTCCGTGCTGCGCGAACCCGCCGTGATCGAGGCCTATCTCGGGGAGGACGCCGCGACCGGGCCGGGCGCGGGGCTCCAGACCGCGTTGAAGACCGATCTCTCGCCGGCCTGA
- a CDS encoding ABC transporter substrate-binding protein: MKTTRRVFLTGAACAAASGLAPGVIRSSHAQGAGATIRIGMVLPVTGPGADAGRFALNGAKIALEAVNKAGGVLGKPLEIVTEDDQTTNPGAVLAFSKLASQPDLVGFLGSVRSTQNHAMAPDILKTGKPMCFGGTDPVLTQLGNPWMFRFRPNDSFSARVIAEHGVNGLGKKKWAIIHSTDAFGTSGAKALTESLGKVGATVVLDQGYANQGQDFTPVVLAIRQAGADVIGSYFTFENDLGIFARQLRQLGVTAPWVGSPSITNVTALKLAGPSLYGTYGVADYAEESSDAARAYGKAYRAATKIAPDNQSSWTFDAVTVLALAINKAGKTDPQAIREALLAVRGHAGAEGTYNFDKNGDGLHGYNVVRNDKGTITFDRRIDFYQG; encoded by the coding sequence ATGAAGACGACGCGTCGCGTTTTCTTGACGGGTGCCGCTTGCGCGGCTGCGAGCGGCCTCGCCCCGGGGGTGATCCGATCGAGTCACGCGCAGGGCGCCGGCGCGACGATCCGGATCGGCATGGTGCTGCCGGTCACGGGCCCCGGCGCGGATGCGGGGCGCTTCGCTCTCAACGGCGCCAAGATCGCCCTGGAGGCGGTCAACAAGGCCGGCGGCGTGCTCGGCAAGCCGCTGGAGATCGTCACCGAGGACGACCAGACCACCAATCCCGGCGCCGTGCTGGCCTTCTCCAAGCTGGCCTCGCAGCCCGATCTCGTCGGCTTCCTGGGCTCGGTCCGCTCCACGCAGAACCACGCGATGGCGCCGGACATCCTCAAGACCGGCAAGCCGATGTGCTTCGGCGGCACCGACCCGGTGCTGACGCAGCTCGGCAACCCGTGGATGTTCCGCTTCCGGCCCAACGACAGCTTCTCGGCCCGGGTGATCGCCGAGCACGGCGTCAACGGCCTCGGCAAGAAGAAGTGGGCGATCATCCACTCCACCGACGCCTTCGGCACGAGCGGCGCCAAGGCGCTGACCGAGAGCCTGGGTAAGGTCGGCGCCACGGTCGTGCTCGACCAGGGCTACGCCAACCAGGGCCAGGACTTCACCCCCGTGGTGCTGGCGATCCGGCAGGCCGGGGCCGACGTGATCGGCTCGTACTTCACCTTCGAGAACGACCTCGGCATCTTCGCCCGCCAGCTCCGCCAGCTCGGCGTCACCGCCCCCTGGGTCGGCTCGCCCTCGATCACCAACGTCACGGCGCTGAAGCTCGCCGGGCCCTCGCTCTACGGGACCTACGGCGTGGCCGACTACGCGGAGGAATCGAGCGACGCGGCCCGGGCCTACGGCAAGGCCTACCGCGCCGCGACCAAGATCGCCCCCGACAACCAATCCTCCTGGACCTTCGACGCGGTGACGGTCCTGGCGCTGGCGATCAACAAGGCGGGCAAGACCGACCCGCAGGCGATCCGCGAGGCGCTGCTGGCGGTGCGGGGCCACGCGGGCGCCGAGGGCACCTACAACTTCGACAAGAACGGCGACGGCCTGCACGGCTACAACGTCGTGCGCAACGACAAGGGCACGATCACGTTCGACCGGCGCATCGACTTCTATCAGGGCTGA
- a CDS encoding malate/lactate/ureidoglycolate dehydrogenase, producing MRIDAAGLTAFVRDIFVREGCSEAEAGRIGQFLVAANLTGHDSHGVIRVPRYVAWLRDGELVADRSPDVLIDGGAFALVDAHYGFGQTAGPFATDLGIAKAGEHGVSVIALRHAGHLGRIGEWAERAAAAGLISVHFVNVAGSLLVAPFGSVERRFSTNPVAAAFPLPGRDPIVLDFATSAVAEGKVLVASQGGKPLPEGVLIEPDGRLSADPTTLFGPLDGPDRDNQKGTGAIRAFGEHKGSGLSLMCELLAGALTGSGTAGPGKRRVCNGMLSLYMTPSAFGSDDAIAAEARSYLDFFASAQPAPGGAVLLPGEPERRMKAERLAEGVPLPEPVWETLLAAGRPHGLDGQSYCA from the coding sequence ATGCGGATCGACGCCGCCGGACTGACCGCCTTCGTGCGGGACATCTTCGTTCGGGAGGGCTGCTCGGAGGCGGAAGCGGGGCGGATCGGCCAGTTCCTCGTGGCCGCCAACCTCACCGGCCACGACAGCCACGGGGTCATCCGGGTGCCGCGCTACGTCGCGTGGCTGCGCGACGGCGAACTCGTGGCCGACCGCAGCCCCGATGTGCTGATCGACGGGGGTGCCTTCGCGCTGGTGGACGCCCATTACGGCTTCGGCCAGACCGCCGGCCCGTTCGCCACCGATCTCGGCATCGCCAAGGCCGGTGAGCACGGCGTCTCGGTCATCGCCCTGCGGCATGCCGGGCATCTCGGGCGGATCGGCGAATGGGCCGAGCGTGCCGCCGCCGCGGGCCTGATCTCGGTGCATTTCGTCAACGTCGCCGGCAGCCTGCTCGTCGCGCCGTTCGGCTCGGTGGAGCGACGCTTCTCCACAAACCCCGTCGCGGCCGCCTTTCCGCTTCCGGGGCGCGACCCGATCGTCCTCGACTTCGCGACCTCGGCGGTCGCCGAGGGCAAGGTCCTGGTGGCCTCGCAGGGGGGCAAGCCCCTGCCCGAGGGCGTGCTGATCGAGCCGGATGGCCGCCTCAGCGCCGACCCGACCACCTTGTTCGGCCCGCTCGACGGGCCGGACCGCGACAATCAGAAGGGCACGGGCGCGATTCGGGCCTTCGGCGAGCACAAGGGCTCGGGCCTGTCGCTGATGTGCGAGCTCCTGGCCGGCGCGCTCACCGGCTCCGGTACGGCGGGGCCGGGCAAGCGCCGGGTCTGCAACGGCATGCTCTCGCTCTACATGACGCCGAGCGCTTTCGGCTCGGACGACGCGATCGCGGCCGAGGCGCGCAGCTATCTCGATTTCTTCGCCTCCGCCCAGCCGGCGCCGGGTGGCGCGGTGCTGCTGCCCGGGGAGCCCGAGCGCCGCATGAAGGCGGAACGCCTCGCCGAGGGCGTGCCGCTTCCCGAGCCCGTCTGGGAGACGCTGCTCGCCGCCGGCCGGCCGCACGGCCTCGACGGGCAATCCTACTGCGCCTGA